Proteins from one Shewanella pealeana ATCC 700345 genomic window:
- the rplY gene encoding 50S ribosomal protein L25 — MSYTIAAQVRTEIGKGSSRRLRHAKKVPAVIYGPGKEAISIVFDHKDIINIQENQDFYTSELTIALEGKDVKVRVQDMQRHAFKPMIEHVDFKFA; from the coding sequence ATGTCTTACACTATCGCTGCACAAGTTCGTACTGAAATCGGGAAAGGTTCGAGCCGCCGCCTACGCCATGCGAAAAAAGTACCTGCTGTTATCTACGGTCCAGGTAAAGAAGCTATCTCTATTGTTTTTGATCACAAAGACATCATCAACATCCAAGAGAACCAAGATTTTTACACTTCTGAGCTAACTATCGCTCTAGAAGGTAAAGATGTTAAAGTTCGCGTTCAAGACATGCAACGCCACGCGTTCAAGCCAATGATCGAACACGTTGACTTCAAATTTGCTTAA